Proteins encoded within one genomic window of Pararhizobium capsulatum DSM 1112:
- the flgF gene encoding flagellar basal-body rod protein FlgF, giving the protein MQTGLYVAVSSQMALEKRMNTLADNVANANTVGFRATEVKFNQLIGDNKPAKVAFVSKGEEFINTNNGGLNQTGNTLDFAIKGEAWFSIETPAGPALTRDGRFTLTEAGDLVTLRGYPVLDAGGAAIQIADGSTPIKVGADGSIHQNGTQVAALGLYEADFSNGFTRTDNSAVIPNTQPEPVVDRFDVGVMQGYVEESNVNPVQEMSQLIMVSRAFENITALMRDSEGSLDEAIKTLGGAK; this is encoded by the coding sequence ATGCAGACCGGACTTTACGTAGCCGTTTCCTCTCAGATGGCGCTTGAAAAGCGCATGAACACGCTGGCCGACAACGTCGCCAATGCCAACACCGTCGGCTTTCGTGCAACCGAAGTGAAGTTCAACCAGCTCATCGGTGATAACAAGCCGGCCAAGGTGGCGTTTGTCTCCAAGGGCGAGGAATTCATCAACACCAACAATGGTGGTTTGAATCAGACCGGCAATACCCTCGATTTCGCCATCAAGGGCGAGGCCTGGTTCTCCATCGAAACCCCCGCTGGTCCGGCGCTGACACGCGACGGCCGGTTCACGCTCACCGAAGCGGGCGATCTCGTTACCCTCAGGGGCTATCCGGTCCTTGATGCCGGTGGTGCTGCAATTCAGATCGCCGATGGCAGTACACCCATCAAGGTCGGCGCCGATGGCTCCATCCATCAGAACGGCACCCAGGTTGCAGCACTTGGTCTTTATGAAGCGGATTTCTCGAACGGCTTTACGCGCACAGACAACAGCGCCGTCATTCCGAACACGCAGCCGGAGCCCGTCGTCGATCGCTTCGATGTCGGCGTCATGCAGGGGTATGTCGAGGAATCGAACGTCAACCCCGTTCAGGAAATGTCGCAGCTTATCATGGTTTCCCGCGCCTTCGAAAACATCACCGCGCTGATGCGTGACAGTGAAGGCTCGCTCGACGAAGCCATCAAGACGCTCGGCGGCGCGAAGTAA
- the fliI gene encoding flagellar protein export ATPase FliI, giving the protein MQSEKIRITTSSTSLAALSGLAERYANPEFSIAPGGHVQTISAGHYTVSGLSRHVRLGEFVAHKSTTGIHLGEVVKVEPDLVYVCPIEPGDPIGIHDTVIRKGAFRIAPTESWCGRTINSLCEPIDGGGPLLQGDKRRSISNTAPPSMTRKRVEHGFKTGVRAIDIFSPLCLGQRLGVFAGSGVGKSTLLSMLARADAFDKVVIALVGERGREVREFIEDTLGENLKKSVAVVATSDESPMLRKMAPLTAVTIAEHYRDKGDNVLLIVDSVTRFAHAIREVATASGEPPIARGYPASVFTELPRLLERAGPGPEGTGTITAIISILVDGDNHNDPIADSTRGILDGHIVMDRSLAEEGRYPPINPLASVSRLARKAWTPDQEKLVGRLKSLIHRFEETRDLRLIGGYRAGSDPDLDMAIKQVPVIYDILKQTPGERPAFDAFTDLASALKAAAGMGGAGGAARARG; this is encoded by the coding sequence ATGCAAAGCGAAAAAATCAGGATCACGACGTCTTCGACTTCGCTTGCCGCGCTGTCAGGCCTTGCCGAACGCTACGCCAATCCCGAATTTTCAATCGCGCCCGGCGGCCATGTCCAGACGATTTCTGCCGGCCACTATACGGTCAGCGGCCTTTCGCGGCACGTCCGTCTTGGAGAATTCGTTGCCCACAAGAGCACGACCGGCATCCACCTGGGCGAAGTGGTCAAGGTTGAGCCCGATCTTGTCTATGTGTGCCCCATCGAGCCGGGTGACCCGATCGGCATCCATGACACGGTGATCCGCAAAGGCGCCTTTCGTATTGCGCCGACCGAATCCTGGTGCGGCCGCACCATCAATTCGCTGTGCGAGCCGATCGATGGCGGCGGACCGTTGCTGCAGGGTGACAAGCGCCGCTCGATCTCCAACACGGCCCCGCCCTCGATGACCCGCAAGCGTGTCGAGCATGGTTTCAAGACCGGCGTGCGCGCCATCGATATCTTCTCGCCGCTCTGCCTTGGCCAGCGTCTCGGCGTCTTCGCCGGCTCTGGCGTCGGCAAGTCGACGCTGCTGTCGATGCTTGCCCGTGCCGATGCCTTCGACAAGGTGGTGATCGCGCTGGTCGGCGAACGTGGCCGTGAAGTGCGCGAATTCATCGAAGACACGCTCGGCGAAAACCTGAAGAAATCCGTCGCCGTTGTCGCAACCAGCGACGAAAGCCCGATGTTGCGCAAGATGGCGCCTCTGACCGCCGTCACCATTGCCGAGCACTACCGCGACAAGGGCGACAATGTGCTGCTCATCGTCGATAGCGTGACACGCTTTGCCCACGCGATCCGTGAAGTCGCTACCGCCTCCGGAGAGCCACCGATCGCCCGTGGCTATCCGGCCTCCGTCTTCACCGAGCTGCCGCGCCTTCTCGAGCGGGCCGGACCAGGGCCTGAAGGCACCGGCACGATTACGGCGATCATCTCCATCCTCGTCGATGGCGACAACCACAACGACCCCATCGCCGACTCGACCCGCGGTATTCTCGACGGTCATATCGTCATGGACCGAAGCCTGGCGGAGGAGGGGCGCTATCCTCCGATCAACCCGCTGGCCTCCGTGTCGCGTCTTGCGCGCAAGGCATGGACGCCGGATCAGGAAAAACTGGTCGGGCGGCTGAAATCGCTTATCCATCGCTTTGAGGAGACCCGCGACCTGCGCCTTATCGGCGGCTATCGCGCTGGCAGTGACCCCGATCTCGATATGGCGATCAAGCAGGTGCCGGTCATCTACGACATTCTGAAGCAGACGCCGGGAGAGCGCCCGGCTTTCGACGCGTTCACCGATCTTGCCAGTGCGCTGAAGGCCGCTGCCGGTATGGGTGGAGCGGGTGGTGCCGCGAGGGCAAGGGGATGA
- a CDS encoding flagellar protein translates to MKQQMTDYDADEIVPQRKRKDRVPLIDKALGATGIVLAGLATFFPWYAFLNQEKFSLPTLWQGSSKEIPGHTGQPGLAASPLAMTDPQTRAAVDQLVTATVPATGEDLQPATSQDGPGQPFPAASGFRLMHVANGRALVEDKNGLYIVNVGGVLPDNSRLSTLEQRDGRWVMITSKGDLIQAD, encoded by the coding sequence ATGAAGCAGCAAATGACCGACTACGATGCCGACGAAATCGTGCCGCAGCGCAAGCGCAAGGATCGTGTTCCCCTGATCGACAAGGCTCTGGGCGCTACCGGTATCGTGCTTGCAGGCCTTGCCACCTTCTTCCCGTGGTACGCTTTTCTCAATCAGGAAAAATTTTCTCTGCCGACGCTTTGGCAGGGTAGTTCCAAGGAAATTCCGGGACATACCGGACAGCCCGGTCTTGCCGCGTCGCCGCTTGCGATGACCGACCCGCAGACACGCGCCGCAGTCGACCAGCTGGTGACCGCGACGGTCCCGGCCACAGGTGAAGATCTGCAGCCGGCGACCTCTCAGGATGGTCCCGGCCAGCCGTTCCCGGCCGCTTCCGGCTTCCGCTTGATGCATGTTGCCAATGGCCGTGCGCTCGTCGAGGACAAGAACGGCCTCTATATCGTCAATGTCGGCGGTGTGCTGCCCGACAACAGCCGCCTCTCCACCCTGGAGCAGCGCGACGGTCGCTGGGTGATGATCACCTCCAAGGGTGACCTTATCCAGGCCGATTGA
- the flgB gene encoding flagellar basal body rod protein FlgB: MQPIQLFDLASRQAQWLAVRQNVVAGNIANVNTPHYASKDIKSFESTLQTTGIQMAATQRGHFTESPEAAQVTETSMLEDTQVEQSGNSVELEKEMMKTGEIKRDYELNTGLVKAFHRMMLMTVRK; the protein is encoded by the coding sequence ATGCAACCTATACAGCTCTTCGATCTCGCGTCGCGGCAGGCGCAATGGCTGGCAGTTCGCCAGAACGTCGTCGCGGGCAATATTGCAAACGTCAACACCCCTCACTACGCGTCAAAGGATATCAAATCCTTTGAAAGTACGCTGCAGACGACCGGCATCCAGATGGCGGCGACCCAGCGCGGGCACTTCACCGAAAGCCCTGAAGCGGCCCAGGTGACCGAGACCAGCATGCTCGAAGACACACAGGTCGAGCAGTCCGGCAACAGTGTCGAGCTGGAAAAGGAAATGATGAAAACCGGTGAAATCAAGCGCGACTACGAGCTCAACACCGGGCTCGTAAAGGCGTTTCATCGAATGATGCTCATGACGGTACGGAAATAG
- the flgC gene encoding flagellar basal body rod protein FlgC — translation MDPLVASLKVSASGLEAESTRLRIVSENIANARSTGDAPGTDPYRRKTVSFTAEVDRMSGASSVAIDRLGTDDSDFSVEFDPGNPAADGKGMVKLPNVNVLVEMADMREANRSYEANLQTTRQARDLISATIDLLRASQ, via the coding sequence ATGGATCCTCTCGTCGCCTCCCTCAAGGTTTCGGCCTCCGGCCTCGAAGCAGAATCGACCCGCCTGCGGATCGTTTCGGAGAATATTGCCAACGCGCGTTCCACCGGCGATGCGCCCGGTACAGACCCCTATCGCCGCAAGACCGTCAGCTTCACGGCCGAAGTCGATCGGATGAGTGGTGCCTCCAGTGTTGCCATCGATCGGCTTGGCACGGACGATTCCGATTTCTCGGTCGAATTCGATCCGGGCAATCCGGCCGCCGACGGAAAGGGCATGGTGAAATTGCCGAACGTCAACGTCCTCGTCGAAATGGCCGACATGCGCGAAGCCAATCGTTCGTACGAGGCCAATCTGCAGACCACGCGCCAGGCGCGCGACCTGATTTCCGCGACAATCGACCTTCTGAGGGCTTCGCAATAA
- a CDS encoding flagellar hook-basal body complex protein FliE, which produces MIDAIKTISSAISAVKDLTSTSETSASQSVLGTQGTGTSQSFASVMSSMASDMVTNLKSSEVASIQGIRGQANTREVIDAVMNAEQSLQTAIAIRDKVVTAYLEIARMPI; this is translated from the coding sequence ATGATCGACGCAATCAAGACCATCAGCTCGGCAATATCAGCCGTCAAGGACCTCACCTCGACCTCTGAAACGTCGGCATCGCAAAGCGTTCTTGGGACCCAGGGCACCGGCACCAGCCAGAGCTTCGCCTCCGTCATGTCCAGCATGGCATCCGATATGGTGACCAACCTCAAGTCGTCGGAAGTCGCCTCCATCCAGGGCATTCGCGGCCAGGCAAACACTCGCGAAGTCATCGATGCCGTGATGAACGCAGAACAGTCGCTGCAGACCGCCATTGCCATCCGGGACAAGGTGGTCACCGCCTATCTCGAAATCGCACGCATGCCGATCTAA
- the flgG gene encoding flagellar basal-body rod protein FlgG, translated as MKALAIAATGMNAQQLNLEVIANNIANINTTGYKRARAEFSDLLYQTERAQGVPNRANQAIIPEGAMVGLGVQTSAVRNLHIQGSLVSTGNDLDLALVGRGWFQIEMPDGETAYTRAGAFNTNADGQLVTIDGYTVVPGVTVPQNTSEITVSASGQVLARIGNDTIPQQIGQLTIANFVNEAGLEPQGDNLFRETPASGDPVIGTPGDPGFAQIKQKYLEASNVDPVKEITDLISAQRAYEMNSKIIQAADEMAATVSKNLR; from the coding sequence ATGAAGGCTCTTGCCATTGCCGCAACCGGCATGAACGCTCAGCAGCTCAATCTCGAAGTCATCGCGAACAATATCGCGAACATCAATACGACAGGCTACAAGCGTGCCCGTGCCGAGTTTTCGGATCTGCTCTACCAGACCGAACGCGCCCAGGGTGTACCCAACCGGGCCAACCAGGCCATCATACCGGAAGGTGCCATGGTCGGTCTTGGCGTCCAGACCTCGGCCGTGCGCAACCTGCATATCCAGGGCAGCCTTGTCAGCACCGGCAACGACCTCGATCTTGCGCTCGTCGGGCGCGGCTGGTTCCAGATCGAAATGCCGGATGGCGAGACTGCCTATACGCGCGCCGGTGCCTTCAACACCAATGCCGATGGCCAGCTCGTGACCATCGACGGCTACACCGTCGTTCCGGGCGTCACCGTGCCGCAGAATACGAGCGAGATCACGGTCAGCGCCTCCGGCCAGGTTCTTGCCCGCATCGGTAACGACACTATTCCGCAGCAAATCGGCCAGCTGACGATCGCAAACTTCGTCAACGAAGCCGGTCTTGAGCCTCAGGGCGACAATCTCTTCAGGGAGACCCCGGCTTCGGGCGATCCCGTGATTGGCACACCCGGCGATCCTGGCTTTGCCCAGATCAAGCAGAAGTACCTCGAAGCGTCCAACGTCGATCCGGTCAAGGAAATCACCGACCTGATCTCGGCCCAGCGCGCCTACGAAATGAACTCGAAGATCATCCAGGCAGCCGACGAAATGGCCGCCACGGTCAGCAAGAATCTCCGGTAA
- the flgA gene encoding flagellar basal body P-ring formation chaperone FlgA yields MTFRRLDQESNVPVAVAHRASRLRRLSVAVAFCGAFLPCGLALAENPMAVIPKETIYPGQVINASSLETVEVTNPNLTGDYAHSVQDVVGKITNRTLLAGRVIIVSALRDPYVVERGKAVRIVYSNGPLTITAGGAPLENAAIGDLIRVRNTDSGIIVQGTVMQDGTIQVVAK; encoded by the coding sequence ATGACGTTTCGCCGGCTAGATCAAGAGTCGAATGTGCCGGTCGCCGTGGCTCACAGGGCTTCGCGCCTCCGCCGGCTGTCTGTTGCCGTCGCGTTCTGCGGCGCGTTTCTGCCCTGCGGCTTGGCCCTGGCGGAAAATCCAATGGCGGTCATTCCGAAAGAAACGATTTATCCCGGCCAAGTCATCAATGCGAGCAGCCTGGAGACGGTGGAAGTCACCAACCCGAACCTCACGGGTGATTATGCCCATTCCGTCCAGGACGTGGTCGGCAAGATCACCAATCGCACGCTTCTCGCCGGTCGGGTCATTATCGTGTCTGCTCTGCGCGACCCCTATGTGGTCGAACGCGGCAAGGCCGTCCGTATCGTCTATTCCAACGGCCCGCTGACGATTACGGCGGGCGGCGCCCCGTTGGAGAACGCCGCCATCGGTGACCTGATCCGGGTCCGCAACACCGACAGCGGCATCATCGTCCAGGGGACCGTCATGCAGGATGGCACAATCCAGGTGGTGGCAAAATGA
- a CDS encoding flagellar basal body P-ring protein FlgI, which produces MRTFLGKWLVALAAVCSIAVTPVEAASRIKDVASLQSGRENQLIGYGLVVGLQGTGDSLRSSPFTEQSLRAMLQNLGISTQGGDSRSKNIAAVLVTANLPAFASPGSRMDVTVGSLGDATSLRGGTLVMTSLSGADGQIYAVAQGSVVVTGFNAQGSAATLNQGITTAGRVPNGAIIERELPSKFKDGFNLVMQLRNPDFSTAVGMAEAINRYSKEQFGGRIAEARDSQTVVIDKPKMADLSRLMADIENLVIETDVPARVVVNERTGTIVIGQDVRISQVAVSYGTLTVQVTETPTVVQPEPFSRGQTAVEPNTTIQASQDGGTVAILNGSNLRTLVAGLNSIGVKPDGIISILQGIKTAGALQAELVLQ; this is translated from the coding sequence ATGAGAACTTTTCTTGGCAAATGGCTGGTCGCACTGGCCGCCGTCTGCTCAATCGCGGTTACGCCGGTTGAAGCCGCCTCGCGCATCAAGGACGTCGCCTCACTGCAATCCGGCCGCGAAAACCAGCTGATCGGCTATGGTCTGGTCGTCGGCCTCCAGGGAACCGGCGACAGCCTTCGGTCTTCGCCTTTCACCGAGCAATCGCTGCGCGCCATGCTGCAGAACCTGGGCATCTCGACCCAGGGCGGTGATTCTCGTTCGAAGAATATCGCGGCCGTACTCGTGACGGCCAACTTGCCGGCTTTCGCAAGCCCCGGCAGCCGCATGGATGTGACCGTCGGGTCGCTTGGCGATGCGACCTCTCTGCGCGGCGGTACGCTGGTCATGACTTCGCTTTCGGGCGCTGATGGCCAGATCTACGCTGTAGCGCAGGGCTCCGTCGTCGTAACCGGCTTCAATGCCCAAGGCAGTGCTGCCACCCTGAACCAGGGCATCACGACGGCCGGTCGCGTTCCAAACGGCGCCATTATCGAGCGTGAACTGCCTTCCAAGTTCAAGGATGGCTTCAACCTCGTGATGCAGCTTCGCAACCCCGACTTTTCGACGGCGGTGGGCATGGCTGAGGCGATCAACCGCTATTCGAAGGAACAGTTCGGTGGCCGTATCGCCGAAGCGCGCGACAGCCAGACCGTGGTGATCGACAAGCCGAAGATGGCTGATCTTTCGCGTCTCATGGCCGACATCGAAAATCTTGTCATCGAGACAGACGTTCCGGCCCGTGTCGTCGTCAACGAACGAACCGGTACGATCGTCATCGGTCAGGATGTGCGCATTTCCCAGGTTGCAGTCAGCTACGGCACCTTGACCGTGCAGGTTACGGAAACGCCGACCGTCGTGCAGCCGGAACCGTTCTCACGCGGCCAAACAGCCGTTGAGCCGAATACCACCATCCAGGCATCCCAGGACGGTGGCACTGTCGCGATCCTGAACGGTTCCAACCTTCGCACGCTCGTTGCCGGTCTCAACAGCATCGGGGTGAAACCGGACGGTATCATTTCCATTCTTCAAGGCATCAAGACTGCGGGTGCCCTACAGGCGGAGCTCGTGTTGCAATGA
- a CDS encoding MotE family protein, whose protein sequence is MIAHLFSTSAGRGRRFSILAAGCLMLAIPGAFAQEVAAPAAGVPANGDEIQQFCTNIADAARDQRYVLQKQNLEELQAKVDERIATLEKRRTEYQDWLKRRDDFLKEAELGLTDIYKNMKPDAAAGQLELINPAVAAAIVMRLPPRLSSLILSEMTSEKAAVLANIISSASNPNTSKEPS, encoded by the coding sequence ATGATTGCACATCTTTTCTCGACATCTGCAGGCCGTGGCCGTCGTTTCTCCATCCTTGCCGCCGGTTGCTTGATGCTCGCCATTCCAGGCGCATTCGCTCAGGAAGTCGCCGCACCCGCCGCAGGCGTGCCGGCCAATGGTGATGAGATCCAGCAGTTCTGCACCAACATCGCCGATGCCGCCCGCGACCAGCGTTACGTGCTTCAAAAGCAGAACCTGGAAGAGCTGCAGGCCAAGGTCGACGAACGTATCGCCACGCTCGAAAAGCGCCGCACGGAATATCAGGACTGGCTGAAACGCCGGGATGATTTCCTCAAGGAAGCGGAACTTGGTCTCACCGACATCTATAAGAACATGAAGCCGGATGCCGCCGCCGGCCAGCTCGAGCTGATCAATCCTGCGGTTGCCGCTGCGATCGTCATGCGGCTGCCGCCCCGCCTGTCCAGTCTGATCCTCAGCGAGATGACCAGCGAAAAGGCCGCGGTGCTTGCCAATATCATTTCCAGCGCAAGCAACCCGAACACTTCCAAGGAGCCGTCATGA
- the flgH gene encoding flagellar basal body L-ring protein FlgH, with product MNIRFPALIAAAGLLAGCQNQAINEIGRAPAMSPIGSGLQYAQTPQMAMYPKEPRAVSSGYSLWSDNQAALFKDARALNVGDILTVDIRIDDKATFDNKTERSRKNDSGFNIGANGKSQTSDGFGWSGGLNYDSNTSTKGDGSTERSEKLVLQVAAVVTGVLENGNLLISGSQEVRVNHEMRILNVAGIVRPKDVDSDNKISYEKIAEARISYGGRGRLTEVQQPPYGQQIMDLISPI from the coding sequence ATGAATATCCGCTTTCCGGCCTTGATTGCCGCCGCCGGTCTCCTTGCTGGTTGCCAGAATCAGGCGATCAACGAAATAGGCCGTGCGCCGGCCATGAGCCCCATCGGCAGCGGTCTGCAATATGCGCAGACCCCTCAGATGGCGATGTACCCGAAGGAGCCGCGCGCGGTCTCCAGCGGCTATTCGCTTTGGAGCGACAACCAGGCAGCCCTGTTCAAGGACGCACGTGCGCTCAATGTCGGTGATATTCTGACGGTGGATATCCGCATCGACGACAAGGCCACCTTCGACAACAAGACCGAGCGCAGCCGCAAAAACGACAGCGGCTTCAATATCGGGGCGAATGGCAAGTCGCAAACCAGCGACGGCTTTGGCTGGAGCGGTGGCCTCAACTACGATTCCAATACCTCCACCAAGGGTGACGGCTCCACTGAGCGCTCTGAAAAGCTGGTGCTGCAGGTCGCGGCGGTTGTCACAGGTGTGCTTGAGAATGGCAATCTCCTGATCAGCGGCTCTCAGGAAGTCCGCGTCAATCACGAGATGCGCATCCTGAATGTCGCCGGTATCGTTCGGCCCAAGGATGTCGATTCCGACAACAAGATTTCCTACGAAAAGATCGCCGAAGCGCGCATCTCCTACGGCGGCCGTGGTCGTCTGACGGAAGTGCAGCAGCCGCCTTACGGCCAGCAGATCATGGACCTTATTTCGCCGATCTGA
- a CDS encoding flagellar basal body-associated FliL family protein, whose amino-acid sequence MDELETATLAQKKPSMIMTVAAIGVVTLLAAGGGWLVGGIAAPKPVTVEEAKALEEVRKAAEEKKTATQQAEAGGGHESGKKEEGLPRAATEANGILQLEPITTNLAYPTENWIRLELALLFNGPPDAPMAEQIHQDIAAYLRTVSLQQIQGPRGFQYLKDDIQERVDLRSEGRVTNIIFRTFVIQ is encoded by the coding sequence ATGGATGAGCTCGAAACCGCGACACTCGCACAGAAGAAGCCCTCGATGATCATGACCGTTGCTGCAATCGGCGTTGTTACGCTGCTTGCGGCAGGCGGCGGCTGGTTGGTTGGCGGCATCGCCGCTCCCAAGCCCGTCACTGTCGAGGAAGCGAAGGCCCTGGAAGAGGTGCGCAAGGCTGCCGAAGAGAAAAAGACGGCTACCCAACAGGCCGAAGCAGGCGGTGGTCACGAATCCGGCAAGAAGGAAGAAGGTCTGCCGCGCGCTGCAACCGAGGCCAATGGCATTTTGCAGCTTGAGCCGATCACCACCAATCTTGCCTATCCGACCGAAAACTGGATCCGGCTGGAATTGGCGTTACTTTTCAACGGCCCACCCGACGCACCGATGGCCGAGCAGATCCATCAGGATATCGCGGCGTATCTGCGGACCGTGTCCCTCCAGCAGATCCAGGGACCACGCGGATTTCAATATCTCAAGGATGACATTCAGGAACGGGTTGACCTTCGCTCCGAAGGGCGCGTAACCAATATTATCTTCAGGACCTTTGTAATCCAATGA
- the fliP gene encoding flagellar type III secretion system pore protein FliP (The bacterial flagellar biogenesis protein FliP forms a type III secretion system (T3SS)-type pore required for flagellar assembly.) → MIRTIAFIAAMVAMSGIAGAQGFPSDLLNTPIDGSVASWIIRTFGLLTILSIAPGILIMVTSFPRFVIAFAILRTGMGLATTPSNMIMVSLALFMTFYVMAPTFDRAWKNGVDPLLQNQITEQEALTRISDPFRDFMVANTRDKDLQLFIDMAREKGQNLVVNGQVDLRAVIPAFMISEIRRGFEIGFLIMLPFLVIDLVVATITMAMGMMMLPPTSISLPFKILFFVLIDGWNLLVGSLVRSFN, encoded by the coding sequence ATGATCCGGACCATCGCATTCATAGCCGCCATGGTGGCGATGTCGGGTATTGCAGGAGCTCAAGGGTTCCCCAGCGATCTCCTGAACACGCCTATCGACGGCTCGGTCGCGTCCTGGATTATCAGAACCTTCGGGCTTCTCACGATCCTTTCGATCGCGCCCGGGATCCTGATCATGGTGACGAGCTTTCCGCGCTTCGTCATCGCGTTCGCCATCCTGCGCACGGGCATGGGACTTGCAACCACGCCCTCGAACATGATCATGGTCAGCCTTGCGCTGTTCATGACGTTCTACGTGATGGCGCCGACCTTTGACCGGGCCTGGAAGAATGGCGTCGATCCGCTCCTGCAGAACCAGATCACGGAGCAGGAGGCGCTGACGCGCATCTCCGATCCTTTCCGCGACTTCATGGTGGCGAACACCCGGGACAAGGATTTGCAGCTCTTCATCGACATGGCGCGGGAGAAGGGGCAAAATCTCGTCGTCAATGGGCAGGTCGATCTGCGTGCCGTCATTCCGGCCTTCATGATCTCGGAAATCCGGCGCGGCTTCGAAATCGGATTCCTGATTATGTTGCCGTTCCTCGTCATCGACCTTGTCGTGGCGACCATCACGATGGCGATGGGCATGATGATGCTGCCGCCGACATCGATATCGCTCCCCTTCAAAATCCTCTTCTTCGTCTTGATCGACGGATGGAACCTGCTTGTGGGCAGTTTGGTGCGATCCTTCAATTGA
- a CDS encoding flagellin N-terminal helical domain-containing protein, with translation MTSILTNSSAMAALATLRSINSDMETTQGRISSGLRVGSASDNAAYWSIATTMKSDNKALSTVQDALGLGAAKTDTAYTGLDNSISIVSEIKAKLVAAREPGVDKLKINKELTELKNQLVSTAQSASFSGENWLYNDSTVALGTKEMVGSFTRSAGGIVTVGTLEFDASTSVLIDTEEADNGALTKGVETFEADGTTSRGVYYLLDVASTTAATATGAAEVALTATTTDTEVEGMISSVDAMLTQLTDSAATLGATNSRITMQDDFMADLMDVIDKGVGRLVDADMNEESTRLKALQTQQQLGIQALSIANSDSQNILSLFR, from the coding sequence ATGACAAGCATCCTGACAAACTCTTCTGCGATGGCAGCTCTCGCAACGCTGCGCTCCATCAACTCCGACATGGAAACCACTCAGGGCCGTATTTCTTCGGGCCTGCGCGTCGGAAGCGCTTCTGATAACGCTGCTTACTGGTCGATCGCAACGACCATGAAGTCGGACAACAAGGCGCTCTCCACGGTTCAGGACGCACTCGGCCTCGGCGCTGCCAAGACCGATACGGCCTACACCGGCCTGGATAATTCGATCAGCATCGTTTCCGAAATCAAGGCGAAGCTCGTTGCTGCTCGCGAGCCGGGCGTTGACAAGCTGAAGATCAACAAGGAACTGACCGAACTGAAGAACCAGCTGGTTTCGACGGCTCAGTCGGCTTCCTTCTCGGGCGAAAACTGGCTCTACAACGATTCTACGGTCGCTCTCGGCACCAAGGAAATGGTTGGCTCGTTTACCCGCTCTGCCGGTGGCATCGTCACGGTTGGTACCCTTGAATTCGACGCTTCTACGTCGGTTCTGATCGATACGGAAGAGGCGGATAACGGCGCCCTGACGAAGGGTGTCGAGACTTTCGAGGCTGACGGCACGACGTCAAGAGGCGTCTACTATCTGCTCGACGTTGCCTCGACCACTGCCGCGACTGCAACCGGTGCAGCCGAAGTTGCACTCACTGCAACGACGACAGACACCGAAGTAGAAGGCATGATCAGCTCGGTTGACGCGATGCTGACCCAGCTGACCGACTCTGCTGCAACGCTTGGTGCGACCAACTCGCGCATCACGATGCAGGACGACTTCATGGCCGACCTGATGGACGTTATCGACAAGGGCGTTGGCCGCCTCGTCGATGCCGACATGAACGAAGAGTCGACCCGCCTCAAGGCGCTCCAGACCCAGCAGCAGCTCGGTATCCAGGCGCTCTCGATCGCTAACTCCGACAGCCAGAACATCCTGTCGCTGTTCCGTTAA